The DNA sequence GGAGCTGGGAAAAACGCCGGCCAGCTTTCCCTGCAGGCCGGGCGCGGGCGACTGCTGCGCGAGCGCATGTGCGCTCCAGCCGAGCGCGCAAAGCGCGAGCAAGAAGCTCGCGCAACGTTGGTTGATCTGCATTGCATCTCCTTCAAGGTGTGCGGAATTCGGGGACGGCGCTTGCCGTTTTGTCATGCGCGCCTGTGCAGCGCATGCGCCATTGTCCCATCAACGCGCGTAACGCGCTGCCGCCAGGTACATACCCCGCCGGAGCTGCAATTGCCGCGGTATCAGTTCATGCCGCGCCTTCGGCGCGGGCATCAGCCTCATCCAGGTCGGCTTCGGCGAGCGAGGCCCATTCGTCGCGCAGGTAATTGGTCGGTACCAGGGCCAGCAGGATGATCATCAGCCAGAACAGGGCCAGCCCGAGCGATTCGAGCCAATGCCATTGCATCGCATGGTTCCACATCATCGGTCTTCCTCCTGGCAGGGCGGGCTGTGCGGCCGCCGCATTCCGCTTGCGGCAAGGCGCAAGCCAACATGATTCATGATGTTTGTTTTACCGATTCGACACCGCAGTCTCCTTGATACGCATCAAGCGAAAAGCGCCGCGCCGCCGCGCCTGCAGCAATGCGTTCGGTCCGCGCCGTCCGGGCGCGCTATTGACAATGTCATTCCAGGGTCGTTAGCATGTCCAGGCTATGCGCTTGTTCCGCTTCTTTCTGGTATTGCTGATCAGTGTCGCGCTGCCGTTCACCAATGTGGCCGCAGCGGCGATGGTGCATTGCGCGCAGGAAGCCACTCAGGTGCAAGCCAGCGATATCGGCATGCATGCTCATCATCATGCAGCGCAGGCACAGCAGGACACGGCGCAACATCATGCGCACCATGCTTCCGGCAAGGCGGAAAAAAGCAGCGACGGATGCAGCCAGTGTTCCTACTGCCAGTCGTGCGCTTCAGCGTTTTTCCCCGCCGTCGACAGCCGGATGCCGGCGTTTTACGCGTCCGACATCAAGCCCGAGCTGGTCGCCGTCCCGGCGCCCACACCTCACCGTGATCCACTC is a window from the Noviherbaspirillum sp. UKPF54 genome containing:
- a CDS encoding SHOCT domain-containing protein: MMWNHAMQWHWLESLGLALFWLMIILLALVPTNYLRDEWASLAEADLDEADARAEGAA